From Bacteroidales bacterium, one genomic window encodes:
- a CDS encoding aldo/keto reductase: MAKKLGFGMMRLPQLNPDDYSAVDIETVKKMADIFMQRGFTYYDTAYPYHNGKSEIAFREAVAKRYPRNSFTVTDKMPCWELHKKEDLQRIFDEQLQRCGVEYFDYYWIHAINKDYYKTIQALDGFGFISKMKAEGKIKHIGFSFHDEVPLLEQVLKEHPESEYVQLQINYIDWENPTVEAHKCYDLCVKYGKPVIVMEPVKGGALAKVPAEVEKMFKDYAPDATPASWAVRYVASLENVFMVLSGMSNLAQLEDNTSYMQDFKPVGDKEKEIIAKAEKIINGSIAIPCTACHYCTAGCPQKICIPEYFSLYNTMKQFGAAQSMNTITYYSNLNATHGKASECIDCGQCEEHCPQHIHIRENLKLVAKEFE, encoded by the coding sequence ATGGCAAAGAAACTTGGTTTTGGAATGATGCGTCTTCCGCAGCTTAATCCGGATGACTATTCCGCAGTTGATATTGAGACAGTTAAGAAGATGGCTGACATCTTCATGCAGCGCGGTTTTACTTATTACGATACCGCTTATCCTTATCATAATGGTAAATCTGAAATTGCTTTTAGAGAGGCCGTGGCTAAAAGATATCCGCGCAACTCATTCACTGTCACTGACAAAATGCCTTGCTGGGAGCTTCACAAGAAAGAGGATTTGCAGCGTATTTTTGATGAGCAGCTGCAAAGATGCGGGGTGGAATACTTTGATTACTATTGGATTCATGCAATCAACAAAGATTATTATAAGACTATTCAAGCTCTCGACGGATTTGGATTTATTTCCAAGATGAAGGCGGAAGGGAAGATTAAGCATATTGGTTTTTCTTTCCATGATGAGGTGCCTTTGTTAGAGCAGGTGCTTAAGGAACATCCTGAGAGTGAGTATGTTCAGCTTCAAATTAATTACATTGATTGGGAAAATCCTACAGTTGAGGCTCATAAGTGCTATGATCTTTGTGTTAAGTACGGGAAGCCTGTTATTGTTATGGAGCCTGTAAAAGGCGGCGCCCTTGCAAAAGTTCCTGCTGAAGTGGAGAAGATGTTTAAGGATTATGCTCCAGATGCTACACCAGCCTCATGGGCAGTACGTTATGTCGCTTCCTTGGAGAATGTCTTTATGGTATTGAGCGGCATGAGCAATTTGGCGCAGCTGGAGGATAACACTTCTTATATGCAGGATTTCAAACCTGTCGGCGACAAAGAAAAAGAGATTATAGCAAAGGCTGAGAAGATTATAAATGGCAGTATTGCAATACCTTGCACGGCTTGCCATTATTGCACCGCAGGATGCCCTCAGAAAATTTGCATCCCTGAGTATTTCTCTCTGTACAACACAATGAAGCAATTTGGAGCCGCGCAGTCCATGAATACAATCACATATTACAGCAACTTGAATGCAACTCACGGAAAAGCCTCAGAATGTATTGATTGCGGCCAATGTGAAGAGCATTGCCCGCAGCACATTCATATCCGCGAGAATCTAAAACTTGTAGCCAAAGAATTTGAATAG
- a CDS encoding aldo/keto reductase → MNKKLGFGVMRLPLVNPDDYSSIDIEAFKLMADYFISHGFSYFDTGYSYHNGNSESAFREAVVKRHHRNSFTITDKMPSWLLTQKADLQRIFDEQLIRCGVEYFDYYWLHSLNKEYYTIIENLDGFGFLLKMKREGKVGHIGFSFHGDSILLEQILKEHPETEYVQLQLNYLDWESSAIDSKRCYEVATKYGKPVVVMEPIKGGSLARVPVEAERLFKEYDSDYSPASWALRFATSFDNVFMVLSGMSEMSQVEENIKLMDRLKPVGIEEMQLFSKAAKIINNSISIPCTACHYCTEGCPVHICIPEYFEIYNSQKRFGKSKTVMDNSCVYYQSLSNTHGKASECINCGQCEEHCPQHISIRKSLKLVAKEFE, encoded by the coding sequence ATGAACAAGAAACTCGGATTTGGAGTTATGAGATTGCCGCTCGTTAATCCAGATGATTATTCTTCCATTGATATAGAGGCATTTAAGCTGATGGCGGACTATTTTATTTCGCATGGATTTTCTTATTTTGATACAGGGTATTCTTACCATAATGGTAACAGTGAATCTGCATTTAGAGAGGCAGTTGTCAAGAGACATCATCGCAATTCATTCACAATCACAGATAAAATGCCAAGCTGGCTTTTAACCCAAAAGGCAGATTTGCAAAGAATTTTTGATGAGCAGCTTATAAGATGCGGTGTAGAATACTTTGATTATTATTGGCTGCACTCTTTAAACAAAGAGTACTATACAATTATAGAAAACCTTGACGGATTTGGTTTTTTATTGAAAATGAAGAGAGAGGGAAAGGTAGGGCATATTGGTTTTTCATTCCATGGAGATTCTATTCTGTTAGAACAAATATTAAAAGAACATCCGGAAACGGAATATGTTCAGTTACAGCTTAATTATTTGGACTGGGAAAGTTCCGCAATTGATTCTAAAAGATGTTATGAGGTTGCCACAAAATATGGTAAGCCTGTTGTAGTGATGGAACCTATAAAGGGCGGTTCCCTTGCCCGCGTTCCTGTGGAGGCAGAGAGATTATTTAAAGAATATGACAGCGACTATTCTCCGGCTTCTTGGGCTTTGCGCTTTGCTACATCTTTTGATAATGTATTTATGGTTCTGAGCGGAATGAGCGAAATGTCTCAGGTTGAGGAGAATATAAAGCTAATGGACAGATTAAAACCTGTCGGGATAGAAGAAATGCAGCTGTTCTCAAAAGCGGCAAAAATTATAAACAATTCTATCTCAATACCATGTACTGCATGCCATTATTGTACCGAAGGGTGTCCTGTCCATATTTGCATTCCGGAGTATTTTGAAATTTATAATTCTCAAAAACGCTTTGGCAAGAGCAAAACAGTTATGGACAATAGTTGCGTATATTACCAAAGTTTAAGTAATACTCACGGAAAGGCCTCAGAATGTATTAATTGTGGCCAATGTGAAGAGCATTGCCCGCAACACATATCTATTAGGAAAAGTCTGAAACTTGTGGCTAAAGAGTTTGAATAG